TTTGATGTGAAATGGCCATTGAGCAACAAATGTTGACTCGATTCTTGTTGATGTCCTGTTCTAGAAAACGTCGATACCCGCACATCTCTGTTGTGTGATTTTTTCCATGCCTAATTGCTGAAAccgaaaataaaagaaaccaAATATCGACTCCCCCAACGCCGGTTGGGAGTCTTAAACCAGGGACAGAGGACGCCAGGACCCGTACCTGATGCTGTCAGGTTGCTAAGGCCGAATGCAGGTATCATCGAGGGTAGTGAGAACTCCGAAGCCAATAAGCCGATTTCGCCGCTTTTAATatttgaattttttttttgtcgtctCTCGTTTTGTTTCATGACTGATTGCCGCATAACGAGGTTGGGTTCAAGCTAAACCAGATTTACTCGCTGGACTTGGCCTTGCCCGAGGTGACACGGCCGGCCTTGATGCGGGCCAGTATGTCCTCACGGTCCTTGTCGAGCTTGAGCTTGGTGATGACGACGTTGCTGGGGTGGATGCCCAGGGGAACCGAGGCGCCAGTGGTCTTCTCGCGGGTGACACGCTCGACGTGGATCACGTACTTGAGACGGTAGACCGAGGTGAccttgccctccttgtccttgttgcTGCCGCGGACAATCTGGACCTCGTCGTCCTTGCGGATGGGGATGCTGCGGACCTGTTTTTTTGGTGAAATTTGGGTCAGCTAGGTGGTGATGAGTGTGGTGGTGTAGGTTTGACCTTGATACTTACGTTGTACTTCTCACGGAGCTCCTTGCTCAGGGGAGCGCTCATGATGTTGCGGCGGACGCTCGAAGGCGCACCGAAGTGTGCCTTGCGAGACTTGCGCCTCGAGGAGTGGAGGGCTTCAAAGAAGAAAGGATTGTTAGCAAGAATC
This DNA window, taken from Pyricularia oryzae 70-15 chromosome 6, whole genome shotgun sequence, encodes the following:
- a CDS encoding 60S ribosomal protein L26, whose product is MVKVTNKTLHSSRRKSRKAHFGAPSSVRRNIMSAPLSKELREKYNVRSIPIRKDDEVQIVRGSNKDKEGKVTSVYRLKYVIHVERVTREKTTGASVPLGIHPSNVVITKLKLDKDREDILARIKAGRVTSGKAKSSE